The following coding sequences lie in one Leptospira inadai serovar Lyme str. 10 genomic window:
- a CDS encoding membrane protein, which produces MHKESVRKPYAGLQLFSNSLLAIFGILLAWGSLSEWSSSTWGRVILHGLEGGLVGAVCDWFAVWKTYRAVEIESETIAEEIGKWVSSDLVNEDKLKEYMDRILDDPDNISALSRLIEMHLGGEPEVRKLLDSIWDKVEEDIVRYLKNFRFSGSDQEILRELNRRKEIFGTVRFLVGEALVKATDQADFKMRMDRITQSLSFFAKPLVWLIDPQKRIREFGEGLKDGKEFDSEDEGILYEVFSLFSDCADLYIGSWNDLPESTKEEAVRALTDFGKDQLNRLVTDVILLHMEDIKKLGNLREYGPARSILEFLRSRTNAGVSRYVGEQVARGLKLLEPRQFRINLEEKTRKVLEKIRINGSLLGFVCGIAIGIVDFLF; this is translated from the coding sequence ATGCATAAGGAATCCGTCAGAAAGCCTTATGCCGGTCTGCAATTATTCTCCAATTCGTTATTGGCGATTTTCGGAATCCTGCTTGCTTGGGGTTCGCTCAGCGAGTGGAGCAGTTCCACCTGGGGGAGAGTAATTCTTCACGGGTTGGAGGGCGGCTTGGTCGGAGCGGTCTGCGATTGGTTTGCGGTTTGGAAAACGTACCGCGCGGTCGAAATTGAGAGCGAGACTATCGCCGAAGAAATTGGTAAATGGGTCTCCTCCGATCTTGTGAATGAAGATAAGTTAAAGGAATATATGGATCGTATTTTGGACGATCCCGACAATATTTCCGCGCTCTCCCGTTTGATCGAGATGCACCTGGGGGGAGAGCCGGAAGTTAGGAAACTTTTGGATTCGATTTGGGATAAAGTGGAGGAGGATATCGTCCGCTATCTTAAGAACTTCCGTTTTTCCGGATCCGATCAGGAAATTTTGCGGGAACTGAATCGCCGCAAGGAAATTTTCGGAACGGTCCGTTTCTTAGTCGGAGAAGCGCTAGTCAAGGCGACCGATCAGGCGGATTTTAAAATGAGAATGGATCGAATTACGCAAAGCTTATCCTTCTTTGCAAAACCTTTAGTTTGGCTGATAGACCCTCAAAAAAGGATACGGGAATTCGGGGAAGGCCTTAAGGACGGGAAAGAATTCGATTCCGAGGACGAGGGGATTTTGTACGAAGTATTTTCCCTATTCTCCGATTGTGCGGATTTGTATATAGGTTCTTGGAACGATTTGCCCGAATCGACCAAGGAAGAAGCTGTCCGCGCATTGACCGATTTCGGCAAGGACCAATTGAATCGATTGGTGACGGACGTGATACTTCTACATATGGAAGACATCAAGAAGTTGGGAAATTTACGGGAGTACGGACCGGCGCGCTCGATCCTAGAATTCTTGAGGTCGAGGACGAATGCGGGTGTGTCCCGATACGTAGGCGAACAGGTCGCGAGAGGATTGAAACTTCTCGAACCTAGGCAATTTCGGATCAATTTAGAGGAAAAAACCCGGAAGGTTTTGGAGAAAATTCGAATCAACGGAAGTTTGCTCGGATTTGTTTGCGGAATAGCGATCGGCATCGTAGATTTTCTATTCTAA